In a single window of the Eleginops maclovinus isolate JMC-PN-2008 ecotype Puerto Natales chromosome 6, JC_Emac_rtc_rv5, whole genome shotgun sequence genome:
- the parla gene encoding presenilin-associated rhomboid-like protein A, mitochondrial, with product MAWRGCLLKWVKTELIRSTNTTLRSSRENPHYQQRCGFRREAKRPDTKKGNVVQETKVSPSEAGTQSLPPPPKLPRPSLFKPLMFTVGFTGCSFGAAAILQYETLKSRVRTAQDEEESKKLFQGSQDMAFWHDWWNKLSDFQRQLILLMSMVDDFWSSLTEGQKTVTGIIAVNAVVLCCWRIPVMQRSMVKYFTSSPASKKRCLPMLLSTFSHYSIFHMVANMYVLWTFSSGIVSILGREQFLAFYLSAGVISNMVSYTCKTASRSLHPSLGASGAVMAVLAAVCAQVPDAKLGIIFLPMLTFTAGNALKALIAMDTAGLVLGWRMFDHAAHLGGALFGVWYVAYGHKLIWRKREPLVKLWHEVRSPGAGGNRSGGGPGVSGGPGPK from the exons ATGGCGTGGAGAGGATGTCTATTAAAATGGGTCAAAACAGAGTTAATCAGATCCACCAACACGACATTACGAAGCTCCAG AGAGAACCCACACTACCAACAGAGGTGCGGTTTCCGTCGGGAAGCCAAACGGCCGGatacaaagaaaggaaatgttgtCCAAGAAACTAAAGTTTCCCCCTCGGAGGCTGGCACACAATCTCTCCCACCTCCTCCCAAACTCCCCCGGCCATCACTCTTTAAACCGCTGATGTTCACAGTCGGG TTTACAGGCTGCTCTTTTGGTGCCGCGGCTATTCTGCAATATGAGACCTTGAAGTCACGAGTTCGGACTGCACAAGATGAAGAAGAGTCCAAAAAATTGTTCCAG GGGTCTCAGGATATGGCGTTCTGGCATGACTGGTGGAACAAGCTGTCAGACTTCCAGCGACAGCTCATCCTCCTCATGTCCATGGTGGATGACTTCTGGAGCAGCCTCACGGAGGGACAGAAGACTGTAACAG GCATCATTGCAGTGAATGCTGTAGTCCTGTGTTGCTGGCGGATCCCTGTGATGCAAAGAAGCATGGTTAAGTACTTCACATCCAGTCCAGCCTCAA AAAAACGGTGCCTTCCTATGCTTCTGTCCACCTTCAGCCACTACTCCATTTTCCACATGGTGGCCAACATGTATGTCCTGTGGACATTCTCATCAGGAATCGTCTCCATCTTAGGAAGGGAGCAGTTTCTTGCATTCTATTTATCGGCTG gTGTGATTTCCAATATGGTCAGCTACACTTGTAAAACTGCATCCAGAAGTCTCCATCCATCATTAGGAGCA TCAGGTGCTGTTATGGCAGTACTGGCTGCAGTCTGTGCACAGGTGCCAGATGCCAAACTGGGCATAATCTTCCTCCCCATGCTGACTTTCACAGCAGGAAAC GCTCTGAAAGCACTTATCGCCATGGATACAGCAGGGCTCGTTTTGGGATGGCGGATGTTTGACCACGCAGCTCACCTTGGTGGAGCCCTCTTTGGAGT ATGGTATGTGGCATATGGTCACAAACTGATTTGGAGGAAGAGGGAGCCTCTCGTGAAGCTGTGGCATGAAGTACGTTCTCCAGGGGCCGGTGGAAATAGGTCAGGAGGAGGGCCCGGGGTCAGTGGTGGACCTGGACCAAAATGA
- the extl2 gene encoding exostosin-like 2 isoform X1, which yields MKANVNLFNVGIVNTKTQLKGLVRLFGQSQSTWRPCEANAQGFANKMRVPRCCMGLRRAYLICPILLVLLVGAALTALLPPAEDQRGVGVLGVLRRATSQKEDPAQGRHGDSTEDEQRFTIIIQTYNRTDILLKLLNHYQAVPHLQKIIIVWNNIGEQTPLKLWNSLGPHPVHVLFKEQTVNQMRNRLQPFPEIETDAVLMLDDDTLVSVPDISFALSVWKQFPDQIVGFVPRKHVSTPGGVYSYGSFELQDPETAGGDKYSMVLVGAAFFHGRYLQLFQDQPPAVHALVDETQNCDDIAMNFAVALYLRKHSTGSGNKPSGVFVKPVDLRNLEKDARSGYQGMWHRPEHLLQRSFCLNRLTQIYGFMPLCFSNLMVSQFGFPSYANHKSRG from the exons ATGAAAGCTAATGTAAATCTCTTCAACGTAGGGATTGTAAACACAAAGACTCAATTAAAGGGCTTAGTAAG GCTCTTTGGTCAGAGTCAGTCAACATGGCGACCATGTGAAGCGAACGCTCAGGGCTTTGCCAACAAAATGAG GGTCCCTAGATGCTGCATGGGGCTACGTCGAGCCTACTTGATTTGTCCCATCCTGCTGGTACTCCTGGTTGGTGCAGCCCTGACCGCTCTGCTGCCGCCTGCAGAGGACCAGAGAGGCGTTGGCGTCCTGGGAGTGCTACGCAGAGCAACATCACAAAAGGAGGATCCTGCACAGGGCCGCCATGGCGACAGCACAGAGGACGAGCAGAGGTTCACCATCATCATCCAAACTTACAACCGCACAGACATTTTGCTCAAACTCCTCAACCATTACCAAGCAGTGCCTCATCTTCAGAAGATTATTATAGTCTGGAACAACATTGGGGAGCAGACACCCCTAAAGCTATGGAACTCTTTGGGGCCTCATCCGGTCCATGTGCTCTTCAAGGAGCagactgtcaatcaaatgcgcAACAGACTACAACCGTTCCCTGAGATTGAAACTGATG CTGTGCTGATGCTGGATGACGACACCCTGGTCAGCGTTCCTGACATCAGTTTTGCTTTGTCTGTCTGGAAG CAATTTCCAGACCAGATCGTTGGGTTTGTCCCACGGAAACATGTCTCCACACCAGGAGGAGTGTACAGTTATGGCAGCTTTGAACTGCAGGACCCAGAAACAGCTGGAGGTGACAA ATACTCCATGGTGTTGGTTGGTGCTGCCTTCTTTCACGGTCGCTACCTGCAGCTCTTCCAGGACCAACCTCCAGCAGTGCATGCGCTGGTAGATGAAACACAGAACTGTGACGACATCGCCATGAACTTTGCTGTAGCGCTGTATTTGAGGAAACACTCCACAGGCAGCGGTAACAAACCCTCTGGGGTCTTTGTCAAACCTGTGGACCTTCGAAACCTGGAAAAGGATGCCCGCAGCGGGTACCAGGGTATGTGGCATCGCCCCGAACACCTTCTGCAGCGATCGTTCTGTCTGAACAGGCTGACGCAGATCTATGGCTTCATGCCTCTCTGCTTCTCCAACCTCATGGTTTCCCAGTTTGGATTTCCCAGCTATGCCAATCACAAGAGTAGAGGTTGA
- the extl2 gene encoding exostosin-like 2 isoform X2 has protein sequence MRVPRCCMGLRRAYLICPILLVLLVGAALTALLPPAEDQRGVGVLGVLRRATSQKEDPAQGRHGDSTEDEQRFTIIIQTYNRTDILLKLLNHYQAVPHLQKIIIVWNNIGEQTPLKLWNSLGPHPVHVLFKEQTVNQMRNRLQPFPEIETDAVLMLDDDTLVSVPDISFALSVWKQFPDQIVGFVPRKHVSTPGGVYSYGSFELQDPETAGGDKYSMVLVGAAFFHGRYLQLFQDQPPAVHALVDETQNCDDIAMNFAVALYLRKHSTGSGNKPSGVFVKPVDLRNLEKDARSGYQGMWHRPEHLLQRSFCLNRLTQIYGFMPLCFSNLMVSQFGFPSYANHKSRG, from the exons ATGAG GGTCCCTAGATGCTGCATGGGGCTACGTCGAGCCTACTTGATTTGTCCCATCCTGCTGGTACTCCTGGTTGGTGCAGCCCTGACCGCTCTGCTGCCGCCTGCAGAGGACCAGAGAGGCGTTGGCGTCCTGGGAGTGCTACGCAGAGCAACATCACAAAAGGAGGATCCTGCACAGGGCCGCCATGGCGACAGCACAGAGGACGAGCAGAGGTTCACCATCATCATCCAAACTTACAACCGCACAGACATTTTGCTCAAACTCCTCAACCATTACCAAGCAGTGCCTCATCTTCAGAAGATTATTATAGTCTGGAACAACATTGGGGAGCAGACACCCCTAAAGCTATGGAACTCTTTGGGGCCTCATCCGGTCCATGTGCTCTTCAAGGAGCagactgtcaatcaaatgcgcAACAGACTACAACCGTTCCCTGAGATTGAAACTGATG CTGTGCTGATGCTGGATGACGACACCCTGGTCAGCGTTCCTGACATCAGTTTTGCTTTGTCTGTCTGGAAG CAATTTCCAGACCAGATCGTTGGGTTTGTCCCACGGAAACATGTCTCCACACCAGGAGGAGTGTACAGTTATGGCAGCTTTGAACTGCAGGACCCAGAAACAGCTGGAGGTGACAA ATACTCCATGGTGTTGGTTGGTGCTGCCTTCTTTCACGGTCGCTACCTGCAGCTCTTCCAGGACCAACCTCCAGCAGTGCATGCGCTGGTAGATGAAACACAGAACTGTGACGACATCGCCATGAACTTTGCTGTAGCGCTGTATTTGAGGAAACACTCCACAGGCAGCGGTAACAAACCCTCTGGGGTCTTTGTCAAACCTGTGGACCTTCGAAACCTGGAAAAGGATGCCCGCAGCGGGTACCAGGGTATGTGGCATCGCCCCGAACACCTTCTGCAGCGATCGTTCTGTCTGAACAGGCTGACGCAGATCTATGGCTTCATGCCTCTCTGCTTCTCCAACCTCATGGTTTCCCAGTTTGGATTTCCCAGCTATGCCAATCACAAGAGTAGAGGTTGA
- the zgc:110366 gene encoding uncharacterized oxidoreductase ZK1290.5: MTLTPLLRFPKVPLSNGLQIPILGLGTSHHGGFSHDAIVYALTECGVRHIDTAKRYGCEEKLGKAIIESGIPRSDLWVTNKLWPGDYGYKAAKKACLDSCSQMGLHYFDLYLMHWPEPLQSSNCSNREMRTETWRALEELYKEGVCRAIGVSNFQVHHLEELKEDCSVVPHINQVEYHPFQQPKLLMEYCRREGIVFEGYSPLAKNQVLRNPTVLQIAEKYRQTPAQICIRWSIQNRVVTIPKSTKKKRIQENCQVFGFQLEESDMTALGSLHDGRHVSWDSTHVE, from the exons ATGACTCTCACACCACTCCTGAGGTTTCCTAAAGTCCCACTTTCCAATGGTCTGCAGATTCCAATACTTGGACTGG GCACATCACATCATGGCGGTTTCTCTCATGATGCCATCGTGTATGCACTCACTGAGTGTGGAGTGCGTCATATTGACACAGCAAAACGCTACGGCTGTGAGGAGAAACTGGGTAAGGCTATCATAGAAAGTGGGATACCACGCAGTGATCTGTGGGTCACCAATAAACTGTGGCCAGGGGACTACGGATACAAAGCTGCAAAGAAGGCCTGCCTTGACTCCTGCTCACAGATGGGGTTGCATTATTTCG ATCTGTACCTGATGCACTGGCCAGAGCCATTGCAGTCATCTAATTGCTCTAATAGGGAGATGAGAACAGAGACCTGGAGAGCTCTGGAAGAACTTTATAAAGAAG GAGTTTGCCGTGCTATTGGTGTGAGCAACTTTCAAGTCCACCACCTGGAAGAATTAAAGGAAGACTGTAGTGTTGTGCCACATATCAACCAG GTGGAGTATCATCCTTTCCAGCAGCCCAAACTGCTGATGGAGTACTGTCGTCGGGAGGGAATTGTGTTTGAAGGCTACTCTCCTTTGGCCAAGAATCAAGTCCTCAGAAACCCAACTGTTCTCCAGATAGCAGAAAAATATAGACAGACCCCTGCTCAGATCTGCATCCGCTGGAGTATTCAG AATCGAGTTGTTACAATACCAAAATCCACCAAAAAGAAGAGAATTCAAGAAAACTGTCAA GTATTTGGGTTCCAGCTGGAGGAGTCAGACATGACTGCTTTGGGAAGCCTGCATGATGGAAGACATGTGTCGTGGGATTCAACACACGTAGAGTAA